In Bacteroidia bacterium, a genomic segment contains:
- a CDS encoding thioredoxin family protein: MIQRKPFLIILTLLICSQAFAADRSIPFFSGTLDEIQSQAMESNQPYFVYFSARENRSCKRMTRYTWTDPMLNRFISKNFLAVEIDILEADFNLVQQFQVYAYPTILLFSPDGKVLGRASGYLAPTTVYHILKKHMASINEEMQNTILAEEKPIAPAPTIENNIAEPEETVAQTTPVAAEPQLAMATRSAEPAQSQPIIDMNPNIVMRGQSAAVIHLDIPGLEAYSLKRLAMEPGQDVFGLLVDSHTSYRSFEEKVKQYRNLWKGEIWVYAEEVAETPVYKLILGAYATKEEADIFAQAMYKFGKINSSILNIGHLNR, translated from the coding sequence ATGATCCAAAGAAAACCCTTTCTGATCATTTTGACGCTTTTGATATGCAGTCAGGCATTTGCTGCGGACAGAAGCATTCCGTTTTTTTCGGGGACACTTGATGAAATCCAGTCGCAGGCGATGGAAAGTAATCAGCCATATTTTGTCTATTTTTCTGCGAGGGAAAACAGATCGTGCAAGCGAATGACCCGTTATACCTGGACAGACCCCATGCTCAACCGGTTTATTTCGAAAAATTTCCTTGCTGTGGAAATTGATATTCTGGAGGCTGATTTCAACCTTGTCCAACAATTTCAGGTTTACGCCTACCCCACCATTCTTCTTTTCAGTCCTGATGGAAAAGTCCTTGGCAGAGCCAGCGGATACCTGGCGCCAACTACCGTTTACCATATTCTTAAAAAACATATGGCATCCATCAACGAGGAAATGCAGAATACCATCCTTGCAGAGGAAAAACCGATTGCGCCAGCGCCAACGATAGAAAATAATATTGCAGAGCCGGAAGAAACTGTAGCCCAAACAACGCCTGTCGCAGCTGAACCGCAGCTCGCTATGGCTACCCGTAGTGCCGAACCCGCACAATCGCAACCCATCATCGATATGAATCCCAATATCGTTATGCGTGGACAGTCAGCAGCAGTTATTCATCTGGATATTCCCGGGCTGGAGGCTTATAGTCTCAAAAGACTCGCTATGGAGCCCGGACAAGATGTGTTTGGACTCCTCGTTGACAGCCATACCAGTTACCGTAGTTTTGAGGAAAAAGTAAAACAATACAGGAACCTCTGGAAAGGAGAAATATGGGTCTATGCAGAAGAAGTGGCGGAAACTCCGGTATATAAACTTATTCTGGGTGCCTATGCAACAAAAGAAGAAGCAGACATCTTTGCACAAGCCATGTATAAGTTTGGTAAAATCAATAGCAGCATCCTTAACATAGGCCACCTCAACCGATAA
- the dnaB gene encoding replicative DNA helicase, translated as MSDHLNRDSQPPFSNPDNLQGKVRPITTPSLGAGKLPPQALDMEEAVLGALLLEKDALHRIMDILQAHMFYKDANALIFETILELFQNSEPVDILTVKNALRKKGELEKTGGPFYLTELTSRVASGANIEYHARIVAEKFILRQLIRVSDDVIRQAYDETSDVFELLDKAEQGLFEISETNLRRNYMSMPELVMKTLDRLEEMRGKDSSVTGIPSGIADLDQMTAGWQKSDLVIIAARPAMGKTALTLTLARNAAQRFNEPVAFFSLEMAAVQLVQRLICAEAELDAQKVRTGRLEDYEWKQLITRIGSLSKTPLFIDDTPALSIWDLRAKCRRLKAEKGIGMVIVDYLQLMSGNSSKGGNREQEIAGISRALKEMAKELNVVMIALSQLSRAVESRGGDKRPVLSDLRESGSIEQDADMVMFLYRPEYYGFETDDEGNSTLSMAELIIAKQRNGPTGTVKMQFIGKYGKFTDWNTGTPGLDIPKGFNTLDAGNTNTITLPSKMNHDQGTGGDDDSVPF; from the coding sequence ATGTCTGACCATTTAAACCGTGATTCCCAGCCACCTTTTTCTAACCCGGATAACTTACAGGGAAAAGTAAGACCCATCACCACGCCTTCCCTGGGTGCAGGAAAACTGCCACCACAGGCACTGGATATGGAGGAAGCGGTACTGGGTGCGCTGCTGCTTGAAAAAGATGCGCTGCACAGAATCATGGATATCCTCCAGGCTCATATGTTTTATAAGGATGCGAATGCGCTGATTTTTGAGACGATTCTCGAATTGTTTCAAAATTCGGAGCCAGTAGATATCCTGACCGTAAAAAATGCCCTTCGAAAAAAAGGGGAGTTGGAAAAAACAGGCGGTCCTTTTTACCTCACAGAGCTCACTTCAAGGGTAGCCTCGGGGGCAAATATTGAATATCATGCGCGGATTGTAGCAGAAAAGTTTATTCTCCGACAGTTGATACGGGTCTCTGATGATGTCATTCGCCAGGCCTATGACGAAACTTCTGACGTGTTTGAGCTGTTGGACAAAGCAGAACAGGGACTGTTTGAGATTTCCGAAACCAATCTCCGGCGCAACTATATGTCTATGCCCGAACTGGTAATGAAAACCCTCGATCGTCTGGAAGAAATGCGTGGCAAAGATTCCAGCGTGACCGGTATCCCGTCAGGCATCGCCGATCTCGATCAGATGACTGCCGGCTGGCAGAAAAGCGACCTGGTCATCATCGCTGCCCGTCCCGCGATGGGAAAAACTGCGTTGACGCTGACATTGGCCAGAAATGCGGCGCAGCGGTTTAATGAACCCGTTGCATTCTTTTCTCTGGAGATGGCCGCCGTGCAGCTCGTACAACGTCTGATTTGTGCAGAAGCCGAACTCGATGCCCAAAAGGTGCGGACAGGCCGGCTGGAAGACTATGAGTGGAAACAACTTATCACCCGGATCGGTTCGCTTTCCAAAACGCCCCTCTTTATAGATGACACGCCCGCTTTGTCTATATGGGACCTTCGCGCCAAATGCCGGCGCCTCAAAGCAGAAAAAGGAATCGGAATGGTCATTGTCGATTACCTTCAGCTCATGTCAGGAAATTCGTCAAAAGGCGGAAACCGCGAGCAGGAGATTGCAGGCATCTCGCGGGCACTCAAAGAAATGGCCAAAGAACTTAACGTCGTCATGATCGCGCTGTCGCAGCTCAGCCGTGCCGTAGAAAGCCGGGGGGGAGACAAACGCCCGGTGCTGTCCGACCTTCGTGAAAGTGGAAGTATTGAACAGGATGCGGACATGGTTATGTTTCTCTACCGCCCGGAATATTATGGATTTGAAACGGACGATGAAGGAAACTCAACCCTTAGTATGGCTGAATTAATCATTGCCAAACAGAGAAATGGCCCTACAGGAACGGTCAAAATGCAGTTCATCGGGAAGTACGGAAAGTTTACCGACTGGAATACAGGCACTCCGGGACTCGACATTCCCAAAGGGTTTAATACACTTGACGCAGGTAATACCAACACGATCACGTTGCCCTCAAAAATGAACCACGACCAGGGGACAGGGGGAGACGATGACAGCGTTCCATTCTAA
- a CDS encoding TonB-dependent receptor plug domain-containing protein encodes MKKKIYSLSLILWFFSSELPAQTDSVFAHISPINISAERQDLLSSGLKQFSPDSSLQSYFRNASLGDLLAAQSGIFIKSYSPGGVSSPSFRGTGSGHTAVLWQGFNLQNPMHGGVDFSLIPVGMADKIRIQPGGASALFGSGAMGGIIYLSSVPHYGAGQKISVSAETGSFGQRGLSARFLSGADQSSTSVAFFRQDAENDFRYVKPGGISARFDHGAFSRTGITLSQSFRINPRQQLHLHLWYFDSPRQLPPTAQQNDQNLRSALIWERNAERTFFLIRSGYFSDKIGYADSVSGIFSQSRSAVLTTESEARVILSGSDIIQAGANFSYLRATADGYGKERFNESNAALFGSYKHIFPNSLNLVASIRQGFRNQIALPVVPAIGLEKTWNERLVWRMHAGRNYRLPTFNDLYWKPGGNPDLLPESGFSSETGLTYHMPVGQGRVTGDVTLFHSRIKDWILWLPGGSFWKPDNVQLVWSRGVEAGISSSAFRLGNWTIEGKINYQWVKSTRQNKLSAWDDGVNRQLIYIPEHNVQAFSIFSFKGVWFSYNHTYSGKRYITSDHSSGLPSYHLGRMGTGKSWTWRHYMMSCSLNVGNIWNTAYQVVAGYPMPLRNYTLRLDLFFDKPSEIKQ; translated from the coding sequence ATGAAAAAGAAAATTTATAGCTTATCGCTGATTTTATGGTTTTTTTCTTCTGAACTCCCGGCTCAGACTGATTCGGTATTTGCCCATATTTCTCCGATTAATATTTCTGCGGAAAGACAAGATCTGCTTTCGTCCGGATTGAAGCAGTTTTCTCCTGACAGTTCGCTTCAATCGTATTTCCGAAATGCTTCTCTGGGGGATTTGCTGGCGGCTCAGTCTGGCATTTTTATTAAAAGCTATAGCCCGGGCGGCGTGTCTTCTCCTTCTTTCCGCGGTACGGGTTCCGGGCATACTGCTGTCCTTTGGCAGGGGTTTAACCTCCAAAATCCAATGCATGGTGGGGTGGACTTTTCTCTGATCCCGGTGGGAATGGCCGATAAAATCCGCATTCAGCCCGGAGGGGCTTCTGCTTTATTTGGCAGCGGGGCCATGGGCGGAATTATTTACCTCTCCTCAGTACCGCACTATGGTGCCGGACAGAAAATTTCTGTTTCTGCCGAAACCGGCAGTTTTGGCCAACGCGGTCTTTCTGCGCGGTTTCTTTCTGGCGCTGATCAGTCTTCGACTTCTGTTGCCTTTTTCCGTCAGGATGCAGAAAATGATTTCCGCTACGTCAAACCCGGAGGTATTTCTGCCCGGTTTGATCATGGCGCTTTTTCCCGCACAGGAATAACACTCTCCCAATCTTTCCGGATAAACCCTCGCCAGCAACTGCATCTGCATCTCTGGTATTTTGACAGTCCCCGCCAACTTCCTCCCACAGCACAACAAAACGACCAAAACCTTCGCTCTGCGCTGATATGGGAAAGGAATGCTGAAAGAACTTTTTTCCTGATCCGGTCTGGGTATTTTAGTGATAAAATCGGTTATGCTGATTCTGTTTCAGGGATTTTCTCCCAAAGCAGGTCCGCAGTGCTGACAACGGAATCGGAAGCAAGGGTCATTCTCTCCGGATCCGATATCATCCAGGCCGGGGCAAACTTCAGTTATCTCCGTGCAACCGCCGATGGTTATGGAAAAGAACGGTTTAACGAGTCAAATGCGGCTCTTTTTGGTTCTTATAAACACATTTTCCCCAACAGCCTGAATCTGGTTGCCAGCATCAGGCAGGGATTTCGAAATCAGATCGCACTTCCCGTTGTCCCGGCAATCGGGCTGGAAAAAACATGGAACGAACGGCTTGTCTGGAGAATGCATGCGGGTCGTAACTACCGGCTGCCGACTTTCAACGATCTGTACTGGAAACCGGGGGGCAATCCCGATCTGCTGCCAGAGTCAGGATTTAGCAGCGAGACGGGGCTGACTTATCACATGCCCGTAGGGCAGGGGAGGGTTACTGGTGATGTTACGCTGTTTCATTCCCGTATCAAAGACTGGATTCTCTGGCTTCCGGGCGGTAGCTTCTGGAAACCAGATAATGTACAACTGGTTTGGAGCCGTGGTGTTGAGGCGGGTATTTCTTCCAGCGCTTTTCGTTTAGGCAATTGGACAATTGAAGGCAAAATCAACTATCAGTGGGTAAAATCTACCCGGCAGAACAAACTTTCTGCCTGGGATGATGGCGTAAACCGACAATTGATATACATACCCGAACACAACGTTCAGGCGTTTTCCATCTTCTCCTTTAAAGGTGTATGGTTTTCCTATAACCATACCTATAGCGGCAAACGGTATATCACTTCCGACCATTCTTCCGGTTTGCCTTCCTACCATCTGGGGCGTATGGGCACGGGTAAATCGTGGACATGGCGCCATTATATGATGTCATGCTCATTGAATGTAGGGAATATATGGAATACCGCTTACCAGGTGGTGGCCGGTTATCCGATGCCTTTGCGCAACTATACCCTTCGGCTCGATTTGTTTTTTGACAAGCCCTCAGAAATAAAACAGTAA
- a CDS encoding YncE family protein — protein sequence MYTNLINKLFFPILLGLVFTSCKPDAPVDPKGSGNVFILNEGNFQAGNASIDQFDPKTSLLSSDVFSSRNQIPLGDVLQSMTIIGDKGYIVVNNSQKIEVVTLSDLAVQNTITGFTSPRFLLQVSSAKAYVSDLFGGAVSIVDLNTNTITGSIALPGWTEEMLLAEGRVFITNLSSEYVYVVDPATDQVVDSVEVGLGSNSLRLDKQGRLWVLSSGDSFNGIAGTLSVINPSDLSTLKSFTFTTSDYPVRLSVNPDGDRIYYLNNGLYEIAIDATTLPAAPKVLSGEGSYFYGLGVDPVSGTLYVADALDFSQRGLMLRFEESGTAIDTFRAGVIPSGFVFVEE from the coding sequence ATGTACACCAACCTGATTAACAAATTATTTTTCCCAATACTTCTTGGGCTGGTTTTTACTTCATGCAAACCAGATGCTCCTGTTGACCCCAAAGGATCTGGTAATGTTTTTATTCTGAATGAAGGTAACTTTCAGGCTGGAAACGCAAGCATTGACCAATTTGATCCGAAAACCTCCCTGCTTTCCAGCGATGTTTTTTCCTCCAGAAATCAGATTCCGTTGGGAGATGTGCTTCAATCCATGACGATTATTGGCGATAAAGGATATATTGTCGTGAATAATTCGCAGAAAATCGAGGTGGTAACGCTCAGCGATCTGGCTGTGCAAAACACAATTACGGGTTTTACCAGCCCTCGCTTCCTGTTGCAGGTTAGCAGTGCTAAAGCGTATGTATCCGATCTTTTTGGCGGTGCAGTTTCCATTGTTGATCTGAATACAAATACAATTACGGGATCGATCGCTTTGCCCGGATGGACGGAAGAGATGTTACTGGCCGAAGGCAGGGTATTTATAACCAATCTTTCCAGTGAATATGTATATGTGGTTGACCCGGCAACTGACCAGGTGGTGGACAGTGTGGAAGTTGGCCTTGGTTCCAATAGCCTCAGGCTGGACAAACAGGGGCGACTGTGGGTATTGAGCAGCGGAGACTCTTTTAACGGGATTGCCGGAACCCTTTCGGTAATCAATCCTTCTGATCTCTCCACACTAAAAAGTTTCACCTTCACAACAAGCGATTATCCTGTGCGGTTGTCAGTAAATCCTGACGGAGACAGAATATACTACTTGAATAATGGTTTGTACGAAATCGCTATTGATGCGACTACACTTCCTGCAGCACCCAAGGTTTTGAGTGGTGAGGGTAGTTATTTTTATGGACTGGGGGTTGACCCGGTTTCCGGCACATTGTATGTAGCCGATGCATTGGACTTTTCCCAGCGTGGGCTTATGCTTCGCTTTGAAGAAAGCGGTACCGCAATAGATACTTTTCGTGCAGGCGTGATTCCGTCGGGGTTTGTATTTGTGGAAGAATAA
- a CDS encoding RHS repeat-associated core domain-containing protein has translation MKSPWDGKELQDELGLGWYDYGFRFYDPEKARFVSVDPLAESQSAFTPYHYTYNNTILFVDSSGLASFKIAARDFLGSGGRNSNNNLLGGQSLFIEYLAHIGAHEIYHTMRYRAYKWDCYSDSEAKSIAIGHLGGPSLAQDGYYSEDAFFPSSTIATKENRQKVNQIPAEERALILFYYGKK, from the coding sequence GTGAAATCCCCTTGGGATGGGAAAGAGTTGCAGGATGAGCTGGGGCTGGGGTGGTATGATTATGGCTTCCGATTTTACGACCCGGAAAAGGCGCGGTTTGTGTCGGTGGATCCCCTGGCGGAGTCTCAATCAGCTTTTACACCATATCATTACACATACAACAATACCATTTTATTTGTTGATTCGTCAGGACTAGCATCCTTTAAAATAGCTGCTAGGGATTTTTTAGGTAGCGGAGGGAGAAATAGTAATAATAATCTCCTCGGAGGGCAATCGTTATTCATTGAATATTTAGCTCATATTGGTGCTCACGAAATTTATCATACGATGAGATATAGAGCCTATAAGTGGGATTGTTATTCTGATTCTGAAGCAAAAAGTATTGCAATCGGCCATTTGGGTGGCCCAAGCTTAGCTCAGGATGGATATTATTCTGAAGATGCCTTCTTCCCAAGCTCAACAATAGCAACTAAAGAAAACCGACAAAAAGTAAATCAGATTCCAGCTGAAGAGCGTGCTTTGATTCTTTTTTATTACGGGAAAAAATAA
- a CDS encoding DUF4160 domain-containing protein yields the protein MPKLYEYLGIVLFFYSNEHEPIHVHARQGEYESKAEIFVLNGKIAEIIISDVKGRKPLKGKELNHLKTFLTHYADEIVSKWIDYFVYHREVTFEKITQKL from the coding sequence ATGCCTAAGCTTTATGAATACCTTGGAATTGTACTATTTTTTTATTCGAACGAACATGAACCGATTCATGTGCATGCACGGCAAGGAGAATACGAAAGTAAAGCCGAAATCTTTGTCTTGAATGGGAAGATTGCAGAGATTATTATTTCCGATGTAAAGGGACGTAAGCCGCTAAAAGGCAAAGAACTGAATCATTTGAAAACTTTTTTAACCCATTATGCCGACGAAATCGTAAGTAAATGGATTGACTATTTCGTCTATCATAGAGAAGTGACTTTTGAGAAGATTACGCAAAAATTGTAG
- a CDS encoding DUF2442 domain-containing protein → MKITERYQYTTKSTPVLIKEAYYIGDFAIRLRFSDGYQKLVDFKPFLEKSTHPAIKKYLQESLFQNFQIKSGNLDWNDFDLCFPIEDLYRNDLLKEFVIAGKS, encoded by the coding sequence ATGAAAATTACGGAAAGATATCAATACACGACGAAAAGCACCCCTGTTCTTATCAAAGAGGCGTATTATATTGGAGATTTTGCGATCCGTCTAAGGTTTTCGGATGGTTATCAGAAACTGGTTGATTTCAAACCTTTTCTCGAAAAATCCACTCACCCCGCAATCAAAAAATATCTTCAGGAATCTTTATTCCAAAACTTTCAGATAAAGTCCGGGAACCTCGACTGGAATGATTTTGATCTGTGTTTTCCGATAGAAGACCTATACCGAAATGATCTCCTGAAAGAATTTGTCATTGCCGGTAAATCATAA
- a CDS encoding RHS repeat-associated core domain-containing protein codes for MTTMLASAQADPFGLRMSGENTLVASPGNEYLYNGKELQTELGLGWYDYGARMYAPDEGRWKGVDALGELYANYGAYTYVLNSPINLIDPDGQSVQGIAGQRAKTSRPTTYYGPDVSLNNISHLLGNADPGETFHRITGEKIHDDGLSDGRVYVGIKTDGSDREYVGQRQDIPDKTLDAYETINNFKKMAIQLRFDVDHGVLTSGYLSHKIVTIWTWKQAVTDHSYFDSKNDKESLLYKKTFPEIAKFYGFFEGRLLRYDAFGNLAFGAAAKAYGLSLTLNLFGGGMNQLYKGWELDFSPEAFVLRRFLRRTGHPLGGPSTFFDTEKDAYWVKYGYNNF; via the coding sequence ATGACTACTATGCTTGCATCCGCCCAAGCGGACCCCTTCGGCCTGCGCATGTCCGGAGAAAACACCCTCGTGGCTTCGCCAGGGAATGAGTATCTCTATAATGGCAAGGAACTACAAACGGAGTTGGGGCTGGGGTGGTATGATTATGGGGCCCGGATGTATGCGCCCGATGAAGGGCGGTGGAAGGGGGTGGATGCGTTGGGGGAGTTGTATGCAAATTATGGAGCCTATACCTATGTACTGAATTCACCGATCAACTTAATTGATCCGGACGGACAATCGGTACAAGGCATCGCCGGACAAAGAGCGAAAACTTCTCGACCGACTACCTATTACGGCCCTGATGTAAGCCTAAATAATATTTCCCATCTACTCGGTAATGCCGATCCGGGGGAAACCTTTCATCGAATCACGGGCGAAAAGATTCATGATGACGGCCTTTCGGATGGTAGAGTCTATGTTGGAATCAAAACGGACGGTTCCGATCGAGAATATGTGGGGCAACGACAAGATATACCCGATAAAACCCTGGACGCTTATGAAACAATTAATAATTTCAAGAAGATGGCCATTCAGTTGAGATTCGATGTTGATCATGGCGTCTTAACATCAGGCTATTTAAGCCATAAAATCGTTACTATTTGGACATGGAAACAAGCAGTTACTGATCATTCTTATTTTGACTCAAAAAATGACAAGGAAAGTTTACTTTATAAAAAGACTTTTCCTGAAATTGCTAAATTTTATGGCTTTTTTGAAGGCCGTTTGTTACGATATGATGCTTTTGGGAATCTAGCCTTTGGTGCTGCGGCCAAAGCCTATGGATTGTCCCTTACACTCAACCTATTTGGGGGTGGGATGAATCAACTTTATAAGGGGTGGGAATTAGACTTTTCACCGGAAGCCTTCGTACTTAGGCGATTTTTAAGAAGAACCGGTCATCCGCTCGGCGGGCCTTCAACCTTTTTTGATACCGAAAAGGATGCCTACTGGGTGAAATATGGATACAATAATTTTTAA